The following proteins are encoded in a genomic region of Stutzerimonas balearica DSM 6083:
- a CDS encoding carbon-nitrogen hydrolase, producing the protein MQTRLKLLLLVPVALVALVIYLDWTGDRRSGPLLSDLRTLPIESLGVAIGRGNLIGIETRLQPADYQSRERLKLKFATYLAQARDAGLLTDKTIVVLPEHVGTGLFALGEKPEVQQARTLRDAMQWMALSNPWQYLRALSGGNPRDDRRTEAVLLLKAERMAADYQAIFGELAREFGVTLVAGSIVLPEPRLEEGRLRLDDGPLRQVSLTFDPQGRPLAPLQYKQHLGRYERRYSVAPQDYRPTLLPTPAGALAVLLGCDAYRQPVPPGADMLAVPGAPDELATGCPDGVRPTLPHVAVRTLGMPWNLLGSPRRPASTTHSEPVRITNHWLPERP; encoded by the coding sequence ATGCAAACCCGTCTCAAACTGCTCCTGCTCGTACCGGTGGCGCTCGTTGCCCTGGTGATCTATCTGGACTGGACCGGCGACCGGCGTAGCGGCCCGCTGCTCTCCGACCTGCGCACCCTGCCTATCGAGAGCCTCGGTGTAGCAATTGGCCGCGGAAACCTCATCGGTATCGAGACCCGCCTGCAGCCCGCCGATTACCAGAGCCGCGAACGACTCAAGCTCAAGTTCGCCACCTACCTGGCTCAGGCACGCGACGCCGGCCTGCTCACGGACAAGACCATTGTCGTCCTGCCCGAGCATGTCGGCACCGGCCTGTTTGCCCTGGGTGAAAAGCCCGAGGTGCAGCAGGCGCGCACGCTGCGCGATGCGATGCAGTGGATGGCACTGAGCAACCCCTGGCAGTACCTGCGCGCACTGAGCGGCGGCAATCCGCGCGACGACCGCCGAACCGAAGCCGTCCTGCTGCTCAAGGCCGAGCGCATGGCCGCCGACTACCAGGCGATCTTCGGCGAGTTGGCGCGCGAGTTCGGCGTGACGCTGGTAGCCGGCTCGATCGTACTGCCGGAGCCACGCCTCGAGGAGGGTCGCCTGCGCCTGGACGATGGCCCGCTGCGGCAGGTCAGCCTGACCTTCGACCCGCAGGGTCGCCCGCTCGCGCCACTGCAGTACAAGCAGCACCTGGGCCGCTACGAACGGCGCTACAGCGTCGCGCCGCAGGACTATCGCCCGACGCTGCTGCCGACACCCGCCGGTGCACTCGCCGTCCTGCTCGGCTGCGATGCCTACCGCCAGCCAGTCCCGCCGGGGGCCGACATGCTCGCCGTGCCGGGTGCGCCCGACGAACTCGCCACCGGGTGCCCCGATGGCGTGCGCCCGACGCTGCCACATGTCGCCGTTCGCACGCTCGGCATGCCCTGGAACCTGCTTGGTTCACCGCGACGCCCGGCGAGCACAACGCACAGCGAGCCGGTACGCATCACCAATCACTGGCTGCCGGAGCGTCCATGA
- a CDS encoding AraC family transcriptional regulator: protein MKHQPVRLGDLSVGFVHSLAEALAERAIDPLPLLAAYGLDSARLAEPLGRLSIPRYMRLGHAAIQLAGDPALGLDMARLRKAAHLGLAGLTAMQAPNAREAARALIRFEPLYASNYRGHSSFHEDTTGAWLRFYSISPYNAYNRFVVDTVLAGWVAQLRHLTGTALSPGVVHIEFAAPEYAERYEPLLGQHIGFAAEANELHLDHATLALRNPEHCPSTWRHLLQLCEGELERLTRTRSLRERVTQLLGPMLKGQEPALAQIAARLQMPAWTLRRKLDEEGTSYRAILNDTRRDLAMAYIRDTDSAFGEIAWLLGFSSAEAFQRAFRRWSGQTPGDYRRAQRRAG, encoded by the coding sequence ATGAAACATCAGCCGGTGCGCCTGGGCGACCTGTCGGTCGGCTTCGTGCACAGCCTGGCGGAGGCGCTGGCCGAGCGCGCTATCGACCCGCTGCCACTGCTTGCCGCCTATGGCCTGGATAGCGCGCGGTTGGCCGAGCCGCTCGGCCGGCTGTCGATCCCTCGCTACATGCGTCTCGGCCATGCGGCGATCCAATTGGCCGGCGACCCTGCGCTCGGCCTGGACATGGCGCGTCTGCGCAAGGCAGCCCATCTCGGGCTGGCCGGGCTTACCGCAATGCAGGCACCGAATGCGCGAGAAGCGGCGCGTGCGCTGATTCGCTTCGAACCGCTGTATGCGTCCAATTACCGTGGCCATTCCAGTTTCCACGAAGACACGACGGGCGCATGGCTGCGCTTCTATTCGATCAGCCCCTACAACGCCTACAACCGTTTCGTCGTCGATACCGTCCTGGCAGGCTGGGTGGCCCAGCTCCGTCACCTGACCGGCACGGCGCTTTCACCCGGCGTCGTGCACATCGAATTCGCCGCGCCGGAATACGCCGAGCGCTACGAGCCGCTGCTGGGCCAGCACATCGGCTTCGCGGCCGAAGCCAACGAGCTGCATCTGGATCACGCGACGCTGGCGCTGCGCAACCCCGAGCACTGCCCGAGCACCTGGCGCCACCTGCTGCAACTCTGCGAGGGCGAACTGGAGCGGCTAACGCGCACCCGCAGCCTGCGCGAACGCGTCACCCAGCTGCTCGGCCCGATGCTCAAGGGGCAGGAGCCCGCCCTGGCGCAGATCGCCGCCCGCCTGCAGATGCCGGCCTGGACGCTGCGCCGCAAGCTGGACGAAGAAGGCACCAGCTATCGAGCCATTCTCAACGACACCCGCCGCGACCTGGCGATGGCCTATATCCGTGATACCGATTCGGCCTTTGGCGAAATCGCCTGGCTGCTCGGCTTCTCCTCTGCCGAGGCCTTCCAGCGCGCGTTTCGCCGCTGGAGCGGGCAGACGCCCGGGGACTACCGGCGCGCCCAGCGTCGCGCGGGCTGA
- a CDS encoding DUF2474 domain-containing protein codes for MHDRDPGPQQRPLWQRMAWLVAIWSASVLALSVVAWLLRQAMTAAGLTV; via the coding sequence ATGCATGATCGCGATCCGGGGCCGCAGCAACGCCCGCTCTGGCAACGCATGGCCTGGCTGGTTGCGATCTGGAGTGCCAGCGTGCTGGCGCTCTCGGTCGTCGCCTGGCTGCTGCGCCAGGCCATGACCGCGGCCGGCCTGACGGTCTGA
- the cydB gene encoding cytochrome d ubiquinol oxidase subunit II has translation MGIDLSLIWAVIIIFGIMMYVVMDGFDLGIGILYPFVNDSSHRDVMMNTVAPVWDGNETWLVLGGAGLFAAFPLAYSVVLSALYLPIIFMLMGLIFRGVAFEFRFKASKQRQHIWDKAFIGGSLAATFFQGVVLGAFINGLPVEGRSYAGGPLDWLTPFSLFCGVALVVGYALLGSTWLMMRTGGELQKRMHDLGVPLVWATLLVIGIVSLWTPLAHPNIAERWFSLPNLFWFMPVPILVVLCTLGLLRAIKRYANYQPFLLTLALIFLGYSGLGISLWPNIIPHQVDIWAAAAPPQSQGFALVGALLILPMIMMYSAWSYWVFRGKVSAEDGYH, from the coding sequence ATGGGTATCGATCTTTCACTGATCTGGGCCGTCATCATCATCTTCGGGATCATGATGTACGTGGTCATGGACGGCTTCGATCTCGGCATCGGCATCCTTTATCCGTTCGTCAACGACAGCTCTCACCGCGACGTGATGATGAACACGGTAGCGCCGGTCTGGGACGGCAACGAAACCTGGCTGGTGCTTGGCGGCGCCGGGCTGTTCGCGGCGTTTCCGCTGGCCTACTCGGTGGTGTTGTCGGCGCTCTACCTGCCGATCATCTTCATGCTGATGGGGCTAATCTTTCGCGGCGTGGCCTTCGAGTTCCGCTTCAAGGCCAGCAAGCAGCGCCAGCACATCTGGGACAAGGCGTTCATCGGTGGTTCGCTCGCTGCAACCTTCTTTCAGGGCGTGGTACTCGGCGCCTTCATCAACGGTCTGCCGGTCGAGGGACGGTCCTACGCCGGCGGCCCGCTGGACTGGCTGACGCCGTTCTCGCTGTTCTGCGGCGTGGCGCTGGTAGTCGGCTATGCCTTGCTCGGCAGCACCTGGCTGATGATGCGTACCGGCGGCGAGTTGCAAAAACGCATGCATGACCTGGGCGTGCCGCTGGTCTGGGCGACATTGCTGGTGATCGGCATCGTCAGCCTGTGGACGCCGCTGGCGCATCCGAACATCGCCGAACGCTGGTTCAGCCTGCCGAACCTGTTCTGGTTCATGCCGGTGCCGATTCTGGTGGTGCTCTGCACGCTGGGCCTGCTGCGTGCGATCAAACGCTACGCCAACTACCAGCCCTTCCTGCTCACGCTGGCGCTGATCTTTCTCGGCTACAGCGGGCTGGGCATCAGCCTGTGGCCGAACATCATTCCGCATCAGGTGGATATCTGGGCCGCCGCCGCGCCCCCGCAGAGCCAGGGCTTCGCGCTGGTCGGCGCGCTGCTGATCCTGCCGATGATCATGATGTATTCGGCCTGGAGCTATTGGGTGTTCCGCGGCAAGGTCAGCGCCGAGGATGGCTATCACTGA
- a CDS encoding cytochrome ubiquinol oxidase subunit I, with the protein MFGLEALELARIQFAFTISFHIIFPAITIGLASYLAVLEGLWLKTRREVYRDLYHFWLKIFAVNFGMGVVSGIVMAYQFGTNWSAYSEFAGSVTGPLLTYEVLTAFFLEAGFLGVMLFGWNRVGPGLHFFATLMVALGTLISTFWILASNSWMHTPQGHEIIDGVVVPVDWLAIIFNPSFPYRLAHMAVAAFLATAFFVGASAAWHLLRGNDNPGIRKMLSMAMWMALLVAPVQAVIGDFHGLNTLEHQPAKIAAIEGHWDNSSGEPTPLLLFGWPDMEAEQTRYKLEIPYLGSLILKHSLSEPIPALKDFPPEDRPNSTIVFWSFRIMVGLGLLMIATGLWSLVLRRGDRLYQSRPFLRLAVLMGPSGLLAILAGWFTTEIGRQPWVVYGVMRTADAVSDHGAGQLGLTLAMFVLVYFAVFGVGMLYVLRLVAKGPVPFEGRSTGVGGYGQQRTPLRPISAADENLEHEQGDHLGERN; encoded by the coding sequence ATGTTCGGATTGGAAGCTCTGGAACTCGCGCGAATCCAATTCGCCTTCACGATTTCCTTTCACATCATTTTTCCCGCCATCACCATCGGCCTGGCCAGCTACCTGGCGGTGCTCGAAGGGCTCTGGCTCAAGACCCGCCGTGAGGTCTACCGCGACCTCTATCACTTCTGGCTGAAGATCTTTGCGGTCAATTTCGGCATGGGGGTGGTCTCGGGCATTGTCATGGCGTACCAGTTCGGCACCAACTGGAGCGCCTATTCCGAATTCGCCGGTAGCGTCACCGGGCCATTGCTGACCTATGAGGTGCTCACCGCCTTCTTTCTCGAGGCGGGTTTTCTCGGCGTCATGCTGTTCGGCTGGAACCGCGTGGGGCCGGGCCTGCACTTCTTCGCCACGCTGATGGTGGCGCTGGGCACGTTGATCTCGACGTTCTGGATCCTCGCCTCCAACAGCTGGATGCATACACCCCAGGGCCACGAGATCATCGATGGCGTGGTGGTGCCGGTGGACTGGCTGGCGATCATCTTCAATCCCTCGTTTCCCTATCGCCTGGCGCACATGGCGGTCGCGGCCTTTCTTGCCACGGCTTTCTTCGTCGGCGCCTCGGCGGCCTGGCACCTGCTGCGCGGCAACGACAACCCCGGCATTCGCAAGATGCTCTCGATGGCGATGTGGATGGCGCTGCTGGTGGCGCCGGTGCAGGCGGTGATCGGCGACTTCCACGGGCTGAACACGCTGGAGCACCAGCCGGCAAAGATCGCCGCCATCGAGGGGCACTGGGACAATTCGTCGGGCGAGCCGACGCCATTGCTGCTGTTCGGCTGGCCGGACATGGAAGCCGAGCAGACGCGCTACAAGCTCGAAATTCCCTACCTGGGCAGCCTGATCCTCAAGCACAGCCTGAGCGAGCCGATCCCGGCGCTGAAGGACTTCCCGCCCGAGGACCGGCCCAACTCGACCATCGTGTTCTGGTCGTTTCGCATCATGGTCGGGCTCGGCCTGCTGATGATCGCTACGGGGTTGTGGAGCCTGGTGCTGCGTCGTGGCGACCGCCTCTATCAGTCGCGGCCCTTCCTGCGCCTTGCCGTACTGATGGGGCCTTCCGGGCTGCTCGCCATCCTCGCCGGCTGGTTCACCACCGAAATCGGCCGTCAGCCCTGGGTGGTGTATGGCGTCATGCGCACCGCCGACGCAGTCTCCGATCACGGCGCCGGGCAGCTCGGCCTGACACTGGCGATGTTTGTGCTGGTGTACTTCGCGGTGTTCGGCGTCGGCATGCTCTACGTGTTGCGCCTGGTGGCCAAGGGGCCGGTGCCCTTCGAGGGGCGTTCCACCGGCGTCGGCGGCTATGGCCAGCAGCGCACCCCGCTGCGACCGATCTCGGCGGCGGACGAGAACCTCGAACACGAGCAGGGCGACCATCTGGGCGAGAGGAACTGA
- a CDS encoding GNAT family N-acetyltransferase, which produces MTSADTQVRRNDEAQCYELIVNGQPCGTARYQEEGDCTIFTHTDVDPSLSGQGLGSRLASGALEDVRARNRRVVARCSFIAEYIARHPQWQDLLPDA; this is translated from the coding sequence ATGACGAGCGCCGATACCCAGGTCCGTCGCAACGACGAAGCCCAATGCTACGAACTCATCGTCAACGGGCAGCCTTGCGGCACAGCGCGCTATCAGGAGGAAGGCGACTGCACGATCTTCACGCATACCGACGTCGATCCGAGCCTGTCCGGGCAGGGGCTCGGCAGCCGCCTGGCCAGTGGCGCCCTGGAAGACGTCCGCGCCCGGAACCGGCGGGTGGTCGCCCGCTGCAGCTTCATCGCCGAGTACATCGCGCGGCACCCGCAATGGCAGGATCTGCTGCCCGACGCCTGA
- a CDS encoding methyl-accepting chemotaxis protein codes for MLRNVPLRLKLAMILLLPLLGFLWLAGQLVVGSYETLRAMEKTVSASAAAHQVSRLITTLQRERGASGVYLGSQGRVMKDRLPRLRADTDEATRAVQALAAAGDARVGKAIAALGGLQATRSQVDALAISGRDSGARYTELIQALIGFTYELELSVDDVRLFQALNSLNQFIEMKERAGRERAVLGVVFNQGHFDAGLVSTFSRNLGEFSAYQENFRRAASDDFVRQLDERLQRPSAQEVARLQRLAFEVPLGEALDVKPEAWFELATQRIDLLNEVEEALGQHVGELAAQARDRARLALWTALAAIVVALALVSLLSYLIIRNINLAVGEVNRALLALSGRNLTARARYQGSDEFGVIAANLNAMAGELAQIVEQIGNATGQLATAAEECSAVTTQTSQSVEQQREGTEQVVTAINQMSATVREVARSTSDAAELSQQVSASTLQGKAEIDGTIELIRRLSTQAEQTAGIIADLKSETDSISSVLDVIRGIAEQTNLLALNAAIEAARAGDHGRGFAVVASEVRVLAQKTQESTGDIQQMIANLQAGSDRAARSMQDTLGTVQTGASNVVRAGELLARIAEGVTGISDRNMQIASATEEQSLVAEDINRNVMQINDVAIQVSAGAEQTAATSLELARLAEQQQQLVGRFTLA; via the coding sequence ATGCTTAGGAATGTGCCACTGCGACTGAAGCTGGCGATGATTCTCCTGCTTCCCCTGCTCGGTTTTCTCTGGTTGGCCGGGCAGCTCGTCGTGGGCAGCTACGAGACGCTGCGGGCGATGGAAAAGACCGTCTCGGCGAGCGCCGCTGCACACCAGGTCAGCCGGCTGATCACCACGCTGCAGCGCGAACGCGGCGCCAGTGGCGTCTACCTGGGCAGCCAGGGCCGCGTAATGAAGGACCGTCTGCCGCGTCTTCGTGCCGACACCGATGAGGCGACCCGGGCCGTGCAGGCGCTTGCCGCCGCTGGCGACGCGCGGGTCGGCAAGGCGATTGCGGCGCTGGGCGGTTTGCAGGCCACCCGCAGCCAGGTGGACGCCCTGGCCATCAGCGGCCGCGACTCGGGCGCCCGTTACACCGAGCTGATCCAGGCGCTCATCGGTTTCACCTATGAACTGGAACTCAGCGTTGACGACGTCCGCCTGTTCCAGGCGCTCAACTCGCTGAACCAGTTCATCGAGATGAAGGAGCGGGCAGGGCGCGAGCGTGCCGTGCTTGGGGTGGTTTTCAACCAGGGCCATTTCGATGCCGGCCTGGTGTCGACGTTCAGTCGCAACCTTGGCGAGTTTTCCGCCTACCAGGAGAACTTCCGGCGTGCCGCATCGGATGACTTCGTCCGTCAGCTCGACGAGCGACTGCAACGTCCCAGTGCGCAGGAAGTGGCACGGCTGCAGCGGCTGGCCTTCGAGGTGCCGCTGGGCGAGGCGCTGGATGTCAAGCCAGAGGCCTGGTTCGAGCTGGCAACCCAGCGGATCGACCTGCTCAACGAAGTCGAGGAGGCGTTGGGCCAGCACGTCGGTGAGCTGGCCGCGCAGGCGCGCGACCGTGCACGCCTGGCCTTGTGGACGGCCCTGGCGGCTATCGTCGTCGCACTGGCGCTGGTCTCGCTGCTGTCCTACCTGATCATCCGCAACATCAACCTCGCCGTGGGCGAGGTGAACCGAGCGCTGCTCGCGCTATCCGGGCGCAACCTCACGGCGCGGGCGCGTTATCAGGGCAGCGACGAGTTCGGTGTGATCGCCGCCAACCTCAACGCCATGGCGGGCGAGCTCGCGCAGATCGTCGAACAGATCGGCAACGCCACCGGCCAGCTGGCTACCGCTGCCGAGGAATGCTCGGCGGTCACCACGCAGACCAGCCAGAGCGTCGAGCAACAGCGCGAGGGCACCGAGCAGGTCGTGACCGCGATTAACCAGATGAGTGCCACGGTGCGCGAGGTCGCGCGCAGCACCAGCGACGCGGCGGAGCTGTCGCAGCAGGTCAGCGCCAGCACCTTGCAGGGCAAGGCCGAGATCGACGGGACCATCGAACTCATCCGTCGATTGTCGACGCAGGCGGAGCAGACCGCCGGGATCATTGCCGACCTGAAGAGCGAGACCGACTCGATCTCCTCGGTGCTCGATGTGATTCGCGGCATTGCCGAGCAGACCAACCTGCTGGCGCTGAACGCCGCGATCGAAGCGGCCCGTGCCGGCGATCACGGGCGCGGCTTCGCGGTGGTGGCGTCGGAAGTCAGGGTGCTGGCGCAGAAGACTCAGGAGTCGACCGGCGACATCCAGCAGATGATCGCCAACCTGCAGGCGGGCTCCGATCGTGCTGCCCGCTCCATGCAGGACACCCTGGGTACGGTGCAGACCGGCGCGAGCAACGTGGTGCGCGCCGGCGAGCTGCTGGCACGGATCGCCGAGGGCGTGACCGGCATCAGCGATCGCAACATGCAGATCGCTTCGGCCACCGAGGAGCAGAGCCTGGTCGCCGAAGACATCAATCGCAACGTCATGCAGATCAACGACGTCGCGATCCAGGTCAGCGCAGGCGCCGAGCAGACGGCTGCAACGAGCCTGGAACTGGCACGGCTAGCCGAGCAACAACAGCAACTGGTGGGGCGCTTCACGCTGGCCTGA
- a CDS encoding DUF1826 domain-containing protein, translating to MPAEPNRASPRQVLGSTPEVLAEALREETNLAVWRRQLPGAVQAFVAQLAAQPGPLAESIALHCGAEDAAPDLSHLLAGHTALEGYAEFIADVAWLVSAYGCLLGARRIGLRLRLLECAMCPRFHVDQVPLRLVTTYFGPGSQWCDGRPEATGTSVHALSCGDVALLKGERWAGNEGRGLLHRSPPVAAGERRLLLTLDWLA from the coding sequence ATGCCGGCAGAACCGAACCGGGCTTCGCCGCGGCAGGTACTGGGCTCGACGCCCGAGGTCCTCGCCGAGGCCCTGCGCGAGGAAACGAACCTTGCCGTCTGGCGCCGGCAACTGCCCGGCGCGGTACAGGCGTTCGTGGCGCAACTGGCCGCTCAGCCGGGTCCGCTGGCCGAGAGCATCGCGCTGCACTGTGGCGCAGAGGATGCCGCGCCCGACTTGAGCCACCTGCTCGCCGGCCATACGGCGCTGGAGGGTTACGCCGAGTTCATCGCCGATGTCGCCTGGCTGGTGAGCGCCTACGGTTGCCTGCTGGGTGCCAGGCGTATCGGCTTGCGTTTGCGCCTGCTCGAATGCGCCATGTGCCCGCGTTTTCATGTCGACCAGGTTCCGCTGCGGCTCGTCACCACCTATTTCGGCCCAGGCAGTCAGTGGTGCGATGGCCGGCCCGAGGCGACGGGGACGTCGGTACACGCGCTGAGCTGTGGCGATGTCGCGCTGCTCAAGGGCGAGCGATGGGCCGGTAACGAGGGCAGGGGGCTGCTGCATCGCTCGCCTCCCGTTGCAGCCGGCGAGCGCCGGCTGTTGCTGACGCTCGACTGGCTCGCCTGA
- the zigA gene encoding zinc metallochaperone GTPase ZigA, whose translation MAASRLPVTVLSGFLGAGKSTLLNYVLKNREHRKVAVIVNDMSEINIDAGEVQREVSLNRAEERLVEMSNGCICCTLREDLLEVVSELAREGRFDYLLIESTGISEPLPVAETFTFRDEGGRSLSDLARLDTLVTVVDGVNFLRDFHEAQTLAELGADEDDERSITDLLIEQVEFADVILISKIDLIARAERDELTAILRGLNTHARILPMTMGQVALADILDTGRFDFERAAQAPGWLKEMRGEHLPESEEYGIASTAYRARRPFHPERFHAFLSRPWSNGRLLRSKGYFWLASRYRDAGSWSQAGGLMRHGFAGRWWRFVDRRHWPQDDESLQRILGQWTPATGDCRQELVFIGQNIDFPQLRAELDACLLDDREMAAGADAWQRLHDPFDPWQEDEA comes from the coding sequence ATGGCTGCGTCACGCCTGCCTGTCACCGTGCTGTCCGGCTTTCTCGGAGCTGGCAAGAGCACGCTGCTCAATTATGTGCTGAAGAACCGTGAACATCGCAAGGTCGCCGTCATCGTCAACGACATGAGCGAGATCAACATCGATGCCGGCGAAGTGCAGCGCGAGGTGAGCCTCAACCGCGCCGAGGAGCGCCTGGTGGAGATGAGCAACGGTTGTATCTGCTGCACGTTGCGCGAAGACCTGCTCGAGGTGGTCAGCGAGCTGGCACGCGAAGGCCGCTTCGACTACCTGCTGATCGAATCGACCGGCATTTCCGAGCCGCTACCGGTCGCCGAGACCTTTACCTTTCGCGACGAAGGCGGGCGCAGCCTTTCGGATCTCGCACGCCTGGACACCCTGGTCACGGTGGTCGACGGGGTGAACTTCCTGCGCGATTTCCATGAGGCGCAGACGCTGGCAGAGCTTGGCGCAGACGAGGACGACGAGCGCTCGATCACCGACTTGCTGATCGAGCAGGTCGAATTCGCCGACGTCATTCTGATCAGCAAGATCGACCTGATCGCCCGGGCCGAGCGCGACGAACTCACGGCCATCCTGCGGGGGCTCAATACGCACGCGCGGATTCTGCCGATGACCATGGGCCAGGTGGCGCTTGCAGACATACTCGACACCGGCCGTTTCGACTTCGAGCGTGCTGCCCAGGCACCTGGCTGGCTGAAGGAAATGCGTGGTGAACACCTGCCCGAGAGCGAGGAGTACGGTATCGCGTCGACTGCCTATCGGGCCCGGCGACCCTTTCATCCGGAGCGCTTTCATGCGTTTCTCAGCCGCCCGTGGAGCAATGGCCGGCTGCTGCGTTCGAAGGGCTATTTCTGGCTGGCCAGCCGTTATCGCGACGCCGGCAGCTGGTCGCAGGCCGGCGGGCTGATGCGTCACGGCTTTGCCGGGCGCTGGTGGCGTTTCGTGGATCGACGGCATTGGCCGCAGGATGACGAAAGCCTGCAGAGGATTCTCGGCCAGTGGACGCCGGCGACCGGCGATTGCCGCCAGGAGCTGGTTTTCATCGGCCAGAACATCGACTTCCCGCAGTTGCGAGCCGAACTCGATGCCTGCCTGCTGGATGATCGGGAGATGGCCGCCGGCGCGGACGCCTGGCAGCGCCTGCACGACCCGTTCGATCCCTGGCAGGAGGACGAAGCCTGA